The window AGAGGCTTTAGCAAAAATAGAAAAAGGAAAAGTTTATTCTATTACTGAAGCATCTGCATTAATAAAAGAAATATCTAATGCAAAGTTTGACGCATCTGTAGATTTAGCAGTTCGTTTAGGAGTTGATCCTAGAAAAGCTAACCAAATGGTAAGAGGTGTTGTATCTCTTCCTCATGGTACAGGTAAAGACGTAAAAGTTTTAGCATTAGTAACTCCAGATAAAGAAGCAGAAGCTAAAGAAGCTGGAGCAGATTTCGTTGGTTTAGATGAGTACCTTGATAAAATCAAGAGTGGTTGGACAGACGTAGACGTTATTATTACTATGCCTAGTGTTATGGGGAAATTAGGTCCTTTAGGACGTGTATTAGGTCCTCGTGGTTTAATGCCTAACCCTAAGACTGGTACAGTAACAATGGATATTGCAAAAGCCGTTACAGAAGTAAAAGCTGGTAAAATTGACTTTAAAGTAGATAAAACTGGTATTGTACATGCTGCAATTGGAAAAGCATCTTTTAGTGCTGATAAAATTGAGGACAATGCAAATGAATTATTACAAACATTAATGAAACTTAAACCAACTGCATCTAAGGGAGTTTATGTAAAAAGCATTTTTATGTCTTCTACTATGAGCCCTAGTATAGCTGTAGATACTAAAATTGGTTAATTAGTTAAAAACTTTTATTATGACAAGAGAAGACAAATCACAAGTAATTAAAGACTTAACTTCACAATTAGCTGATAACGCAAATATCTATTTAGCAGATATTTCTGGATTAAACGCAGTTGCAACATCTAATTTACGTCGTGCTTGTTTTAAAGCAAACGTACAATTAGCAGTTGTTAAGAACACATTACTTGAAAAAGCAATGGAAGCATCAGATAGAGAATTTGGTGATCTTCCTTCAGTTTTAAAAGGAAATACATCGGTGATGTATTCTGAAACTGGAAACGCTCCAGCTAAAGTAATTAAAGCTTTCAGAAAGAAATCAGAGAAGCCTTTATTAAAAGGTGCTTTTATTGAAGAAGCTGTTTACATTGGTGATGAGCAATTAGATATGTTAGTTGACATCAAGTCGAAAGAAGAATTAATTGGAGATATCATTGGATTATTACAATCTCCAGCTAAAAACGTTATTTCAGCGCTTCAATCGGGAGGAAATACACTTTCAGGTATCTTAAAAACATTATCTCAAAAAGAGGGATAATCAACTAAGTACGCACTTAATTACAAATATATTATTACAAAATTATTAAAACGATAGAAAAATGGCAGATTTAAAAGATTTCGCAGAACAATTAGTTAACTTAACAGTAAAAGAAGTTAATGAATTAGCAACTATATTAAAAGATGAGTACGGTATTGAGCCTGCTGCTGCAGCTGTAGCTGTTGCTGCTGGACCTGCAGGTGGTGGAGACGCTGCTGAAGCTCAAACTGAATTTGACGTAATATTAAAAGCCGCTGGTGGTTCTAAATTAGCAGTAGTAAAATTAGTTAAGGAATTAACTGGTTTAGGTTTAAAAGAAGCTAAAGGTTTAGTTGATGATGCACCAAGTGCAATCAAAGAAGGAGTTACTAAAGACGAAGCAGAAGGCTTAAAAGCTTCTTTAGAAGAAGCGGGAGCTGAGGTAGAGCTTAAGTAATTACACTAAGCAAACAACATAAAGGTTTAGGTCTGGAACACGCGTTCTAAGACCTAGACCATTTTGCGTATATAAATATGACATATACGTTTTATAATTTTTTTTAATCAAAACTCCGTCCATTGATGTTAGCAAAACAAGCTGAAAGATTAAATTTCTCATCTATTATCAATAGAACTGAATATCCAGATTTTATGGATATTCAAATAAAATCCTTTCAGGATTTTTTCCAGTTAGAAACTAAATCTGAAGAAAGAGGAGATGAAGGTCTATACAATACCTTTCTAGAAAACTTCCCAATAACAGACACACGTAATCAATTCGTATTAGAATTTTTAGATTACTTCATTGATCCACCTAGATATTCTATAGAAGAATGTATTGAGAGAGGACTTACATATAGTGTTCCATTAAAAGCAAGGTTAAAGTTATACTGTACAGACCCTGAACATGAGGATTTCGAGACCATTGTTCAAGATGTGTACTTAGGTACAATACCTTACATGACACCTTCTGGTACTTTTTGTATCAATGGTGCAGAACGCGTTGTAGTTTCTCAATTACATCGTTCACCAGGTGTGTTTTTCGGTCAATCATTCCACGCAAATGGGACTAAATTATACTCTGCAAGAGTAATACCATTTAAAGGTTCTTGGATTGAGTTCGCTACAGATATTAATCAGGTAATGTATGCATACATTGATAGAAAGAAAAAATTACCTGTAACTACTTTATTTAGAGCAATTGGTTTTGAAAGAGATAAAGATATTTTAGAGATTTTTGATTTAGCTGAAGAAGTTAAAGTATCAAAATCTGGACTTAAGAAAATCTTAGGACGTAAACTTGCTGCACGTGTTCTTAATACATGGCATGAAGATTTCGTTGATGAAGATACAGGAGAAGTAGTATCGATCGAACGTAATGAAATCGTTTTAGATCGTGATACTGTTATAGATAAAGATAATATTGAAGAAATTCTTGAAGCGAATGTAAAAGCAATCCTTTTACATAAAGAAAGTGCAGAACAAGGAGATTATGCTATTATTCATAATACACTTCAAAAAGATCCTACAAACTCTGAAAAAGAAGCTGTAGAA is drawn from Lacinutrix sp. WUR7 and contains these coding sequences:
- the rplJ gene encoding 50S ribosomal protein L10; protein product: MTREDKSQVIKDLTSQLADNANIYLADISGLNAVATSNLRRACFKANVQLAVVKNTLLEKAMEASDREFGDLPSVLKGNTSVMYSETGNAPAKVIKAFRKKSEKPLLKGAFIEEAVYIGDEQLDMLVDIKSKEELIGDIIGLLQSPAKNVISALQSGGNTLSGILKTLSQKEG
- the rplA gene encoding 50S ribosomal protein L1, whose product is MARLTKKKKEALAKIEKGKVYSITEASALIKEISNAKFDASVDLAVRLGVDPRKANQMVRGVVSLPHGTGKDVKVLALVTPDKEAEAKEAGADFVGLDEYLDKIKSGWTDVDVIITMPSVMGKLGPLGRVLGPRGLMPNPKTGTVTMDIAKAVTEVKAGKIDFKVDKTGIVHAAIGKASFSADKIEDNANELLQTLMKLKPTASKGVYVKSIFMSSTMSPSIAVDTKIG
- the rplL gene encoding 50S ribosomal protein L7/L12, which translates into the protein MADLKDFAEQLVNLTVKEVNELATILKDEYGIEPAAAAVAVAAGPAGGGDAAEAQTEFDVILKAAGGSKLAVVKLVKELTGLGLKEAKGLVDDAPSAIKEGVTKDEAEGLKASLEEAGAEVELK